The Halomonas sp. KG2 genome contains a region encoding:
- the mapR gene encoding GntR family transcriptional regulator MpaR (MapR regulates genes involved in Pseudomonas quinolone signal (PQS) production and anthranilate metabolism), with protein MKRYEQFADEIATLIRQGVLGPGERIPSVRQASRHHGISPSTVFQAYYLLENRGLITARARSGYFVREHARRLLGEPRVTLQPTDPAEVEVSELVFSVLDSLQDDRTVPFGSAFPSPELFPLSRLSTSMTRGLRELSPQQVVADMTTGHVDLCRQIALRYMLGGIQLPMEELVITNGAMEALNLALQCVTQPGDLVAVESPAFYASLQVLERLKLRAVEIPVHPREGIDLDVLAERLASLPIKACWFMSHLQNPLGASLSNERKQTLYQLLKQHQVPMLEDDVYAELYFGSTPPTPVKAFDDEGLVIHCSSFSKCLAPGYRVGWVAGGRYAEAISRLKLMTTISPSIPAQAAIADYLQHGGYDRHLRKLRHALEAQQGSMLASADRYFPTQTRITRPDGGYFLWVEFPEKVDSLRLFNMALDHGVSLAPGPIFSATQQFRHCIRLSYGHPWTARSERGMETLGQLLTLF; from the coding sequence ATGAAACGTTACGAACAATTTGCCGATGAGATCGCCACGTTGATTCGTCAGGGCGTGCTGGGTCCTGGGGAGCGAATTCCGTCGGTTCGCCAGGCCAGTCGCCACCATGGGATCAGCCCATCCACAGTGTTTCAGGCGTACTACCTACTCGAAAACCGCGGTCTCATCACCGCACGAGCACGTTCAGGCTATTTTGTGCGTGAACATGCTCGGCGCTTGCTGGGTGAGCCACGTGTGACGCTGCAGCCCACCGACCCCGCGGAAGTAGAAGTCAGTGAGCTAGTGTTCTCGGTGCTCGATTCACTACAAGATGATCGAACGGTGCCTTTTGGGTCGGCCTTCCCAAGCCCTGAGCTTTTCCCACTTTCGCGGCTGAGCACCAGCATGACACGTGGTCTGCGCGAGCTTTCTCCTCAGCAGGTAGTGGCCGACATGACCACCGGGCATGTCGACCTGTGCCGACAAATCGCCCTGCGCTACATGCTGGGGGGAATTCAGCTTCCAATGGAAGAGCTGGTGATTACCAATGGTGCGATGGAAGCGCTCAACTTAGCCCTGCAGTGCGTGACCCAACCTGGCGATTTGGTGGCCGTTGAGTCCCCAGCGTTTTATGCCAGCTTGCAAGTATTGGAGCGGCTAAAACTGCGTGCAGTAGAGATTCCAGTGCATCCGCGCGAGGGTATCGACCTTGATGTGTTAGCGGAGCGGCTAGCATCACTACCTATCAAAGCCTGCTGGTTTATGAGTCATCTGCAAAACCCGCTCGGCGCCAGCCTAAGCAATGAGCGCAAGCAGACCCTTTACCAACTATTAAAGCAGCACCAAGTCCCTATGCTAGAGGATGATGTGTATGCCGAGCTGTACTTTGGCAGCACGCCGCCTACCCCAGTGAAAGCGTTTGATGATGAGGGGTTAGTCATTCACTGCAGCTCTTTCTCGAAATGTTTGGCACCTGGCTATCGCGTTGGCTGGGTAGCCGGGGGACGCTACGCCGAAGCTATTTCACGGCTGAAATTAATGACGACTATTTCGCCTTCCATTCCCGCACAGGCAGCCATTGCCGACTATTTACAGCACGGCGGCTATGACCGTCACTTACGTAAGCTACGCCACGCTCTAGAAGCCCAACAAGGTAGTATGCTGGCGTCTGCAGACCGCTACTTTCCCACCCAAACGCGTATTACCCGCCCTGATGGCGGCTACTTTTTGTGGGTAGAGTTTCCTGAAAAAGTTGACTCACTGCGCTTATTTAACATGGCGCTCGACCATGGTGTTAGCTTAGCGCCAGGCCCCATTTTTTCCGCAACTCAGCAGTTCCGACACTGCATACGCTTAAGCTATGGCCATCCGTGGACAGCACGCAGCGAGCGGGGCATGGAAACCCTGGGGCAGCTATTAACTCTGTTTTAA
- a CDS encoding cytochrome ubiquinol oxidase subunit I, with protein sequence MLGIEAIDLARIQFAFTISFHIIFPAITIGLASYLAVLEGLWLKTQRDTYRLLYHFWSKIFAVNFAMGVVSGIVMAYQFGTHWSGFSAFAGSITGPLLTYEVLTAFFLEAGFLGVMLFGWERVGRGLHFFATCMVALGTIVSMFWILSSNSWMQTPQGHEIVNGAVIPVDWMKIVFNPSFPYRLAHMALAAFLSTALFVAASGAWLLLRGKQSAEVRTMLSMALIMLAITAPLQAVVGDFHGLNTLKHQPAKIAAIEGHWDNNSGEPTPLILFGWPDMAREETRFKLEIPVLGSLLLQHSLTEQVPALKEFAPQDRPNSTIVFWSFRLMVGLGVLMILLAIVGNILRAKGRLYRSRKFLICTLCMGPAGLVALLAGWFTTEVGRQPWVVYGLLRTTDAASAHSAVHLSISLTIFVVVYLAVFGTGVVYMMHLVNKGPSEPSTPALGGPGHHRTPARPLSAANETLSSTH encoded by the coding sequence ATGCTCGGAATTGAGGCCATTGACCTGGCCAGAATTCAGTTTGCCTTTACGATCTCCTTTCATATTATCTTTCCCGCCATCACCATCGGGCTAGCCAGCTACTTAGCGGTATTAGAGGGTCTCTGGCTTAAAACCCAACGGGATACCTATCGCCTTCTTTACCATTTCTGGTCAAAAATATTCGCCGTTAATTTTGCGATGGGTGTGGTATCCGGCATTGTGATGGCGTACCAGTTTGGGACCCACTGGAGCGGCTTTTCCGCCTTTGCAGGCAGCATCACAGGGCCCTTGCTCACCTATGAAGTGCTTACCGCCTTCTTCCTTGAAGCCGGGTTTTTAGGCGTAATGCTATTTGGCTGGGAACGTGTCGGCCGAGGCTTACACTTTTTCGCTACCTGTATGGTTGCACTCGGCACCATCGTATCGATGTTTTGGATTCTCTCTTCCAATAGTTGGATGCAGACACCTCAAGGGCACGAAATTGTTAATGGCGCGGTGATTCCAGTTGACTGGATGAAGATTGTCTTTAACCCCTCGTTCCCCTACCGACTTGCCCATATGGCGCTAGCCGCCTTTTTGAGTACAGCCTTATTCGTCGCCGCCTCTGGCGCTTGGCTGCTGCTACGGGGTAAGCAGTCTGCCGAGGTACGGACGATGCTTTCCATGGCACTCATTATGCTGGCGATCACCGCTCCGCTTCAGGCTGTGGTGGGTGACTTTCATGGCCTCAATACGCTTAAGCATCAGCCTGCCAAAATCGCCGCCATCGAAGGACATTGGGATAACAACAGCGGCGAGCCCACCCCACTCATTCTATTCGGCTGGCCCGATATGGCGCGCGAAGAAACCCGCTTCAAGCTGGAGATCCCCGTGCTGGGAAGCCTGCTGTTACAACATAGTTTGACCGAGCAGGTGCCCGCCCTTAAAGAGTTCGCCCCACAAGACAGACCCAATTCGACCATCGTATTTTGGAGCTTTCGCTTGATGGTGGGGTTGGGGGTGTTAATGATTTTGCTTGCCATCGTCGGCAACATCCTGCGCGCCAAAGGCCGACTTTATAGGTCCCGTAAATTTCTTATCTGCACCCTATGCATGGGGCCAGCAGGTCTGGTGGCACTGCTAGCGGGCTGGTTTACCACAGAAGTAGGCCGACAACCCTGGGTAGTTTACGGATTATTAAGAACCACCGATGCAGCGTCAGCGCACAGTGCTGTTCACCTCAGCATTAGCTTAACTATTTTTGTGGTGGTGTATCTGGCGGTTTTTGGCACCGGCGTTGTGTACATGATGCACCTAGTAAACAAAGGTCCAAGCGAGCCCTCCACACCTGCACTAGGCGGCCCGGGCCATCATCGCACGCCTGCTCGCCCTCTCTCGGCGGCCAATGAAACGCTGAGCTCGACTCACTAA
- the cydB gene encoding cytochrome d ubiquinol oxidase subunit II, translating into MGIDLSLAWAIIILFGLMMYVVMDGFDLGIGLLFLHVHNEQDRDIMMNTVAPVWDGNETWLVLGGAGLFAAFPLAYAVVLEALAIPLIVMLLGLIFRGVAFEFRFKASPERRHVWDKAFIGGSLLATAAQGIALGAYIQGIAFDGVHYSGGALDWLTPFSLFCGIGLLFAYALLGSTWLIMKTEGPLQQRMYQITKPLIIGLLIMIALTSAWTPLAYPNIASRWFSLPNLLWFLPVPLLVAITGWWLWRAITNQHNALPFVLVLGLVFLGYSGLGISLWPTIIPPNASIWQVAAPPQSQGFALVGTLFILPIILMYTAWSYYVFRGKVKPGDAYH; encoded by the coding sequence ATGGGAATTGATCTATCACTCGCCTGGGCCATTATCATTCTGTTTGGGTTGATGATGTATGTGGTCATGGATGGATTTGACTTGGGCATTGGCTTGCTCTTTCTGCATGTTCATAACGAGCAAGACCGAGACATTATGATGAACACCGTTGCGCCGGTGTGGGATGGTAACGAAACGTGGTTGGTACTAGGCGGAGCAGGGTTGTTTGCTGCATTTCCCCTCGCCTATGCAGTCGTGTTGGAAGCGCTCGCTATTCCGCTGATCGTGATGCTGCTAGGGCTGATTTTTCGCGGCGTCGCCTTTGAGTTTCGCTTCAAGGCCTCCCCCGAGCGACGGCATGTATGGGATAAAGCTTTTATTGGCGGCTCGCTGCTGGCAACGGCGGCCCAGGGCATTGCATTAGGTGCTTATATTCAAGGTATCGCTTTCGATGGCGTTCACTACAGCGGAGGTGCGCTAGATTGGCTAACGCCATTCTCGCTGTTTTGCGGTATCGGCTTGCTGTTTGCTTATGCACTGCTTGGCAGCACCTGGCTGATTATGAAAACTGAAGGCCCCTTGCAACAACGGATGTACCAGATCACCAAACCGTTAATCATCGGGCTACTCATAATGATCGCCCTGACAAGTGCCTGGACGCCGCTGGCCTATCCAAACATTGCGTCACGCTGGTTTTCGTTACCCAACCTACTGTGGTTCTTACCGGTGCCGCTATTAGTGGCAATCACCGGCTGGTGGCTGTGGCGTGCCATTACTAATCAACACAACGCGCTTCCGTTTGTTCTGGTACTGGGGCTGGTTTTTCTGGGCTATAGCGGTTTGGGAATTAGCTTGTGGCCAACCATTATTCCGCCAAATGCGTCTATCTGGCAGGTTGCCGCTCCGCCCCAAAGCCAAGGCTTTGCCCTAGTGGGAACACTGTTTATTTTACCAATTATTTTGATGTACACCGCATGGAGCTACTACGTCTTCCGCGGCAAAGTGAAGCCAGGTGATGCCTACCATTGA
- a CDS encoding DUF2474 family protein, which yields MKSLAKRLGWLMTLWLSSVGVLLLLSLGIKLMMGLVGLTS from the coding sequence ATGAAATCACTCGCTAAGCGTTTAGGCTGGTTAATGACCCTTTGGTTGTCGAGTGTTGGTGTTCTGTTACTGCTCTCACTGGGAATTAAGCTCATGATGGGGCTAGTGGGCTTAACCAGCTAA
- a CDS encoding IclR family transcriptional regulator, which produces MGPSDRMLALLCCIANQGEAMTVKSLAELTAQPVSTAYRHLRQLLAWGLVSEREGGTYAPGPQAVRLHQGFEHHNELLRWARPVLTELTETTQESSALLVAARDHALCVEMIDSPQPLRCCYHRGQVQPLLKGASARALLAWMSEEERQMALMLRSEAERDDALIGLEAIRHQGVAVSLGEIDQGVWGASAPVFNGRGRLKAVISVMAPSARAQDRAETLSEATRLSAQRLGELLQ; this is translated from the coding sequence ATGGGGCCATCCGACCGCATGCTAGCGCTACTGTGCTGCATAGCCAATCAAGGGGAAGCAATGACGGTGAAGTCGCTGGCCGAGCTGACCGCTCAGCCAGTCTCGACCGCATACCGCCACCTGCGCCAACTTTTGGCCTGGGGCCTAGTCAGCGAGCGCGAGGGCGGTACCTATGCGCCGGGCCCTCAGGCGGTGCGTCTGCACCAGGGCTTCGAACACCACAACGAACTGCTTCGCTGGGCTCGCCCAGTGTTGACCGAGTTGACCGAGACCACTCAGGAGAGCTCGGCGCTGCTGGTGGCAGCGCGTGACCACGCCCTCTGCGTAGAGATGATCGATAGTCCACAGCCGCTGCGCTGCTGCTACCACCGGGGCCAAGTGCAACCGTTACTCAAGGGTGCCAGCGCTCGGGCGCTGCTGGCCTGGATGAGCGAAGAAGAGCGCCAGATGGCACTGATGCTTCGCTCGGAGGCGGAGCGGGACGATGCCCTGATTGGCCTTGAAGCTATTCGCCATCAGGGCGTAGCGGTCAGTCTGGGCGAAATCGATCAAGGGGTGTGGGGCGCCAGCGCGCCAGTGTTCAACGGCCGCGGTCGTCTCAAGGCGGTGATCAGTGTGATGGCCCCCAGCGCTCGGGCTCAAGACCGAGCCGAGACTCTTAGCGAAGCCACGCGCCTCAGTGCACAACGATTAGGAGAACTCCTGCAGTGA
- the hutG gene encoding formimidoylglutamase translates to MTQADNEAALMAPWQGRVDNMETGDARRWHQVMRPAFRAEAPGRALLGFCSDAGVARNQGRTGANEGPLALRRQLANQAYHLTAPLYDAGDVVCQGDNLESAQQAFAGQVSELLEQGHRVIGLGGGHEIAFASFSGLLAHAQRQKTMPRLGILNLDAHLDLRQAERASSGTPFRQCAELCQEAGIDFHYTCLGVSRGGNTPALFARAESLGVEWVLDEQCRSLDSPALKAALERLLARVDWLYLTICLDALPAWIAPGVSAPSARGIELSLVEDVIDHLAARVALPVVDVAEFNPSLDIDARTARVAARLVERLAR, encoded by the coding sequence GTGACACAAGCAGATAATGAGGCGGCGCTGATGGCGCCCTGGCAAGGCCGGGTCGATAACATGGAGACAGGTGACGCACGGCGCTGGCATCAGGTGATGCGTCCGGCCTTTCGGGCCGAGGCGCCGGGGCGCGCTTTATTAGGGTTTTGCTCTGATGCCGGCGTCGCCCGCAACCAAGGACGGACGGGGGCCAATGAAGGCCCCCTGGCGCTGCGTCGCCAGCTAGCTAACCAGGCGTATCACCTGACGGCACCGCTGTATGATGCCGGCGATGTGGTCTGCCAAGGCGACAACCTAGAGAGTGCCCAGCAAGCCTTCGCCGGGCAGGTGTCCGAACTGCTCGAACAGGGGCATCGGGTTATCGGCTTAGGCGGCGGCCACGAAATCGCCTTCGCTAGCTTTTCGGGGCTGCTGGCTCACGCCCAGCGCCAGAAGACGATGCCGCGCTTAGGCATTCTCAACCTGGATGCCCATCTTGACCTACGCCAAGCCGAGCGTGCCAGCTCCGGCACGCCCTTTCGGCAGTGCGCCGAGCTGTGCCAAGAGGCAGGCATCGACTTCCACTACACCTGCCTTGGCGTGAGTCGTGGCGGCAATACACCAGCGCTTTTCGCCCGCGCCGAGTCGCTGGGAGTGGAGTGGGTGCTCGACGAGCAGTGTCGCTCGCTGGATAGCCCCGCGCTAAAAGCGGCTCTGGAGCGGCTGCTGGCACGGGTTGACTGGCTCTACCTCACTATCTGCTTAGACGCCCTACCCGCCTGGATTGCCCCGGGCGTCAGCGCGCCTTCCGCCCGGGGCATCGAGTTGTCCCTGGTTGAGGATGTCATTGATCACTTAGCCGCACGCGTTGCGCTGCCAGTAGTGGACGTAGCCGAGTTCAATCCAAGCCTGGATATAGACGCGCGAACGGCCCGTGTGGCGGCCCGTCTGGTCGAGCGACTGGCGCGCTAA